Genomic segment of Gammaproteobacteria bacterium:
GCCAAGATTGCCTTCCTCCACCAAGTCCAGCAGTGCCAGGCCGCGGTTAACGTAGTGGCGGGCGATCTTCACCACCAGCCGCAGATTGCTTTCTATCATGCGCTTGCGCGCTTTTTCGTCGCCCTTTTGGGCAAGACGCGCGTAGTAGACCTCTTCCTGGGCTGACAACAAGGGTGTGTAGCCGATTTCGCTCAAGTACAGCCGGGTGGCATCCATGGCCGCCGTGTCTTCTTTTGAGCTGCTGGTCCGTCTCCCGCTGCGCGTGGTATCCCCCTCCCACACTTTTTCCGTGGGTTCGAGCGTGCCGTCGTCTTCGAAGGATACCGATTCCTCATAATTACGCATGAAGACCTCCTTTCCACTAACTGCGCTGTGGTAACAGATTGCTTTGGCATATGAGAAATTACAAGAAGAATAACGCCTGACTTTTTAATAATTCACAATATTTAATTCTCCTCAATGAGTGGCCGGGAGATAACGCAAGGGATTTTCAGGCTTGCCGTCGTAACGGATCTCGAAATGGAGCAAGGCCTTGCGGTTGCCTTTGGTTCCCATATCCGCAATATGTTGCCCACCCTTGACCTGATCGCCCTCATGGACATGTAACATCTGATTGTGCCCGTAGGCACTGAGTAGATTCTCGTTGTGCTTGATAATGATCAGCTTGCCGTACTGGCGCAGGCCGCTGCCGGCGTACACCACCCGCCCAGGCGCGGCGGCGCGAATGGCCTGCCCGGGGCGGCCACCGATGTCAATGCCCTTGCCGCCGGGTTTGGCAGGAGAATAGGCATGCAACAGTTTGCCCCGCGTGGGCCAGCTCCAGCGCAGCTCCCGCGCCGGGGACGGGCGGAGCGACTGCCGCAATGTCGCCACCTTGGGCGGCGGCGCGGGACGGGGGACTGCCGCAGGGGCAGCAGAGGATGTTTCGCGCTTTGGGGACTGCGGCCGCCCGGCGGGCGCCGGTGGAGAGACGGGATACGGGGGAATGGCGCTGGCGGGCGTGGGCGCCGCGATGCGCAACAGTTGCCCCGGTCGTATGATGTACGGCGGTGCTAATCCATTCCAGGCAGCCACTTCGTGGTAATCCTCCCCATACCGCCAGCTGATCGAATAAAGGGTCTCGCCGGGCTGGACGCGATGAAGGACATGGCTCCCGCAGGCCGCCACCATTGCGCTGGCGGCCACCACCCCGGCCACGATTCGACACCACCACCATCCTGATAGTTTTCGGCCTGGCCCCCAGCGGGGCCGGAAACCGCTCATACCAGTTGATTTCGCCTTGCTGCTCACCCTCCAACTGT
This window contains:
- a CDS encoding LysM peptidoglycan-binding domain-containing protein; the encoded protein is MAGGFAVDRTIFNSWRVSSKAKSTGMSGFRPRWGPGRKLSGWWWCRIVAGVVAASAMVAACGSHVLHRVQPGETLYSISWRYGEDYHEVAAWNGLAPPYIIRPGQLLRIAAPTPASAIPPYPVSPPAPAGRPQSPKRETSSAAPAAVPRPAPPPKVATLRQSLRPSPARELRWSWPTRGKLLHAYSPAKPGGKGIDIGGRPGQAIRAAAPGRVVYAGSGLRQYGKLIIIKHNENLLSAYGHNQMLHVHEGDQVKGGQHIADMGTKGNRKALLHFEIRYDGKPENPLRYLPATH